DNA sequence from the Dethiobacter alkaliphilus AHT 1 genome:
TCGAAGGTTTTTATTGCTAGAAGTTGAGGAAATAGATGACTCTACACTAACAGCCGACATGTATAAGGTAACTGATCCGGAGGAAGAGAAGTTACTTCTTGGTGCTATCAAAAATGATAACCCTATTTTATCTGCTAAAGAGATAGATCAGATGTTAGAGGAGTGAATATGAAGGTTAAGTGGAGGGCATCTGCCGTTACCTCTTTACTTGAACTTGATAAATGGAGGAAAACTCTAGAACTAACCCCTATCGCTAAGCATCTCAAAGGTAAAGTAGAGGAGTATTTTTTAAAACAGGATTTATCTCTTTATGTACCAGGGCGACAGGTTGCAATAAAAAATATGCCTACAGATCTTCGAATAGTATTACTGTCGATTGGCAAGTCTGAACCGTACAAAGTTTTCTATCGAGTTTCTGGCTATGATATTGAGATTATTTTAATTAGGCATCCGCGGCAGAAGCAACTATAATAGGTGAATTTCAGCAACAACCCCTTATATATCTAAGGGGTTGTTTGTGTTTTGCGGTTTAGGTCCGTTTAAGCTGTCGGATAGTATTCCAATGGCTTTTTTATGCCGGTGGGAAACTATAACGCCTTTGTAGCTAGCAACCGGTACAGAAAAGCGCGGCTGAGGAAACCGTCTTTTTTTGTTGCATCCCGCAAATATCCCGGCAATATATATAAAATATAGCTATGATATGCGAAAAGTTTATAGAATATTTAGACAAATATATTTGCATATGTTAAAGTTTAATTAACGGTAAATAATGCAGAAGGGGGAATTGGGGTGCGGGGGACAGCTTCTGTTAAGGTTAGGCATCCATTGATGAAAAGGCGCTGGGTCAGGGTAGTTTTATGGATCTTTGGGATACTGGTTTTTTTGCTGGTAAGCGCTTTGGTGGGAGGGTATTGGTTTATTTCACGCAGCCACCCTGTGCTGGAGGGGACCGGTACCATGCCGCAATTGCAGCAAGAAGTGACGGTGCTGCGGGATGAGCGGGGCGTGGCGCAGATTAACGCCGGTACGCTGGAGGATTTATTTTTTATCCAGGGGTATGTAATGGCACAGGACCGTCTGTTTCAGATGGATATGACAAGGAGATTGGCCGGGGGGCGCCTCTCTGAGGTCATAGGAGAAGATACGTTGGAGGTTGACCGGTTTTACAGGACATTTGGTATGCACCGGGCCACAGCGGCTGTGGTGGAGAAGTTTGATGCAGAAGCCAGCATAATGGTGGAGTCGTATGCTGCCGGGGTTAACGCTTATATTGAGGAGGCCTTTGCAGCGGGGAGACAGCCTGTGGAGTTTCGCATTTTAGGTTATGATCCGGATCCCTGGACTGCGGAAGATTCGGTGATTGTCGCCAAGTATATGGGATATACTTTGTCCGGTGATCACAGAAATGAGCTGATGAATTATCGTGTGGCCAGAGCTTTGGGGGAGCATGCCCAACTTATTTTCCCCGATTACATGATTGCAGATTTTCCGCTGATCTATGAGCTGTCGGAAGTGTCTCCTTTCAGTGATGAGGAGTTGGAAGAGTTGGCAGCGTTTGCGCCGGCGGAGTTTCAGGGCAGTAACAACTGGGCTATAAGCGGAGAGCATGCCGAATCCGGGTTTCCTTTGGTGGCCAATGACCCTCATCTGGCCTTTGGGATTCCCAATGTTTGGTATCAGACACATTTGAACCTGGAAGGCGATTTTAACTCCATTGGGGTAACGGTTCCCGGAGTGCCCGGGGTGGTTCTGGGACACAATGGGTACATGGCGTGGGGAGTAACGGCCATGAGCGTGGATCAGGAGGATTTGTATTTAGAGCAGTTTAATCCGGAGAATCCCCAGCTTTATTTATTTGATGGCAAGTGGGAAGAGGCCACTGTGATAGAAGAAGAGATTTATGTTGACGGAGTGGAAGAGCCATACATTGAGGTGGTGGAGATTACAAGAAACGGCCCTATTATTAACAAAGTTATTGATGAGGGGCCGTATCAGGCCATCTCTTTGCGGTGGACCGGTCTGGAGCCGGGGGAAGAGTTCAATGGAATTTTAAAGCTTAGCCGATCTACCAATATGGAGGAGTTTATTGAGGGGATGGAAGGCTTTGTGACTCCTGCATTGAGCTGGGTGTTTGCCGACAGAGAGGGAAATATCGGCTACCGCGGGCAGGCACTGTTGCCGGTGAGGCAAAATTCCACCGGAGTATTGCCGGTGCCCGGCTGGGATCCCGCTTATCAGTGGGACGGTTTTATTCCGGGAGATGAACTGCCGCAAATCTATAATCCTGAAAGAGGCTATATAATGACTGCTAATAACCGTCCCGCGGGAGAAGATTACCCTTACGAGATAGGTAAATTCTTTTTCCCTTACCGTGCAGAACGGTTGGATGAGCTGATTCAGGGACAGATTGCCAGTGGTGATGCTTTTACGCTGGAGCAGATGAAAGAGATGCAGCTGGATATTTTAAATACTCAGGCCCGGGCGTTGGCTCCTGTTTTAACCGATGCTGTGGTAAGGGCGGCAGATGAGCAGCCTTTATCAGCTATTGAGCAGGATGCGCTGAATCTTTTACAGGGTTGGGATTACGTTGAAGATGCGGCTTCAGCTGAAACCCTGGTCTGGCATCAGTGGTATAACCTATTGGGCTCAGCTTTGTTTGAAGAGATGCTGGGGTTTCCCTGGAACAATTTTTTGGTGATCCACCATGTTCTGGTGGAAGCAGATCAAGACCCGGGTAATGTTTTGTTTGCATTCTTGCCGCAGGGGTATCATCTGTCCCTAGATGAGGTGGCACGACAAACCTTTGCCGAAGCCATTGAGGAGGTTATTGCTATCCAGGGCAACAATCCTGACAGATGGGAATGGGGCAAGTGGCACAGGTTAACTGTCAGACATCCCATAGGGTCGGTTTGGCCGCTTAATTATTTGTTTAATGTGGGAGAATGGGGGCTCGGTGGTAGCGGTAATACCCCGAAAGCATTGTTTGCTGATGAAACAGGGCAAATCCTGGGAGGCGGTGGATGGCGCTTTGTCAGTGATCTGTCCTCTGTGGAAGAATCCTATGACATAATTATGCCGGGCCAGTCCGGTCAGGTGTTCTCACCCCACTACAAGGATCAGATAGAGGGGTGGGTGCAAGGAGAGCTTTATCCCATGATTTATGAGAAGGAAGGTAGCCAGAATGTAAAAAGAAAGGTTTTTACCCCTTAAACTTCACTTAAGAAAAACAATCCCTGTAATGGGGATTGTTTTTTTAGAAACGGTGATTTTTAAGCAGTTTGGTATGAGCAAAATTATTTGGCATAGGATTTAGAAAAAGCGGGGTGTGGGGATATGGATAATACTTTTAGTTATTTCTATCCGCAGGATAAGGGTAAGAAAAAGAAGAGTGTGGAGAAGAAGGAGAAAACTGCTGCCTCTTCCGGTAAAACAGCTTATCTTAGCTTTGATGATGGTCCCTCAGAACAAACGGTCAGGATTTTGGATGTATTGAAGCGTTATGGGATTAAGGGGACTTTTTTGTTATCGGTGAGGATACGGAATTTGGCCGGAGGATGTATAAACGGATTGTGGATGAAGGACATCAGATCGGCAATCATTCATATTCACATGATTATGATAAGATTTACAGATCAGTTGAGAGTTTTGTCAATGATTTTATGAAATTAGAGAGACTGCTGGAGAGTGCCACAGGGCAAAGGCCCAGGGTTATGCGTTATCCTGGAGGGTCAAATAATACTGTTAGCCGCCGTGCCGGCGGAACTGGGATTATGGGGGACATCGTTGCTGAGATGACCAGGCGCGGCTATATTCATTTTGACTGGAATGTGGATGCCGGTGATGCCGCAAATGCCATTAACAGTCCCGATTTAATTTTGGGAAATGTGTTGGATCAGGCGGCACAAAAGAGAAATGCCGTGATTTTACTGCATGATGCGGGATATCAAAAACATACTCCGGCGGTACTGCCGCAGATTATTGAGGGCCTGCAAAGTCAGGGGTTTGGCTTTAGCGTATTATCCCAATCCTCATATAGGGTTCAGTTTGTAAAGTGAACAGGCAATTCCTCAGGGAGTTGCCTGTTAATTTTTAGATTTTTTTAAATACCTACTGGATATCTTAAAAGGAGTTGTGATAAAATTAACTTCTGTATCGCGTTGGCGGTAGATAAAAGATATAGGAGTGGATTTGGGAATGGACATCAGAGAAGAACTAATTAAAAAGGCTGAAAAACCTGCCCTGGATGCCATGCGGTTGCATCCTTTTTATAAAGGTAAAATTGAGGTTGGTTTAAAATGCAGGGTGCGTGACTTTAACGATTTTGCCATCTGGTATTCTCCCGGGGTGGCAGAGCCATGCAAGGCCATTGCGGAAAACAAGGATTTGGTTTATGAACATACTAATAAAGGTAATGTTGTGGCGGTGGTTTCCGACGGTACCAGGGTGCTGGGCCTGGGGGATATCGGGCCTGAAGCATCTTTACCGGTAATGGAGGGTAAGGCACTTTTATTTAAGTATTTGGGTGGGGTTGATGCTTTCCCAATTTGTGTTGACACAAAGGACCCGGACAAGCTAATTGAGTTTGTAAAGATGATGCAGCCCACATTTGGCGGTATTAATCTTGAAGATATAGCCAGTCCCAAGTGTTTTTATATTTTGGAGCGGTTGCGTAAAGAGTGCCACATCCCTGTCTTTCACGACGATCAGCAGGGGACTGCCACGGTAACTTTGGCCGGGCTCATAAATGCGCTGCGCTATGTCAAAAAAGATCTTGCCGATGTAAAGATTGCTATTATCGGTGCCGGATCGGCAAATGTGAGTATTACGAATCTGATTATTGCCGCCGGTGCCGACCCGGGCAAAATGTTTGTGGCAGACATTGACGGGATTCTTAATAAGGAACGGGCAGAGGAATTAAGAGATAATAATCCGAAAAATTACGAGTTGGCTATAAAAACCAATGCCGAAAAGCGCTCCGGCGGTACAGCGGAGGCCATGCGTGATTGTGATGTGGTGATTGCCCTGTCTCAGCCCGGCCCTGGGGTAATAAAGAAAGAATGGGTGCAGGGTATGGCAAAAGACCCCATTTGTTTCTTTTGTGCCAACCCCATTCCGGAGATGTGGCCCTGGGAAGCAAAAGAGGCAGGAGCGGTGATTGTGGCCACCGGGCGTTCCGATTTTGCCAATCAGGTTAATAACTCGGTGTGCTTTCCGGGAATTTTCCGCGGCGTTTTAGATGTGCAGGCTTCCACCATTACAGATGAGATGTGCATTACTGCAGCCTATACCATTGCTGATTTGGGGGCCGAAGGTGGTATTGACCCTGAAAACCTGCTGCCGAACATGGATAATGTGGAAGTATTTATCCGACAGGCGGTAAGCGTTGGCTTAAAAGCCATTGAACTTGGTATAGCCAGAAAAAATCTCAGCGAAGAAGAGCTGAGAAGTAAGGCAGAGGAGGCTATATACCGGGCCCGTAATGCAACAAAGATGATGATGGATGAAGGGTTTATTGTGGATCCTGATAAAAAATAGCAGAGAGTATGAGAACACGCCCGGGGAATT
Encoded proteins:
- a CDS encoding penicillin acylase family protein; this translates as MRGTASVKVRHPLMKRRWVRVVLWIFGILVFLLVSALVGGYWFISRSHPVLEGTGTMPQLQQEVTVLRDERGVAQINAGTLEDLFFIQGYVMAQDRLFQMDMTRRLAGGRLSEVIGEDTLEVDRFYRTFGMHRATAAVVEKFDAEASIMVESYAAGVNAYIEEAFAAGRQPVEFRILGYDPDPWTAEDSVIVAKYMGYTLSGDHRNELMNYRVARALGEHAQLIFPDYMIADFPLIYELSEVSPFSDEELEELAAFAPAEFQGSNNWAISGEHAESGFPLVANDPHLAFGIPNVWYQTHLNLEGDFNSIGVTVPGVPGVVLGHNGYMAWGVTAMSVDQEDLYLEQFNPENPQLYLFDGKWEEATVIEEEIYVDGVEEPYIEVVEITRNGPIINKVIDEGPYQAISLRWTGLEPGEEFNGILKLSRSTNMEEFIEGMEGFVTPALSWVFADREGNIGYRGQALLPVRQNSTGVLPVPGWDPAYQWDGFIPGDELPQIYNPERGYIMTANNRPAGEDYPYEIGKFFFPYRAERLDELIQGQIASGDAFTLEQMKEMQLDILNTQARALAPVLTDAVVRAADEQPLSAIEQDALNLLQGWDYVEDAASAETLVWHQWYNLLGSALFEEMLGFPWNNFLVIHHVLVEADQDPGNVLFAFLPQGYHLSLDEVARQTFAEAIEEVIAIQGNNPDRWEWGKWHRLTVRHPIGSVWPLNYLFNVGEWGLGGSGNTPKALFADETGQILGGGGWRFVSDLSSVEESYDIIMPGQSGQVFSPHYKDQIEGWVQGELYPMIYEKEGSQNVKRKVFTP
- a CDS encoding NAD(P)-dependent malic enzyme; translation: MDIREELIKKAEKPALDAMRLHPFYKGKIEVGLKCRVRDFNDFAIWYSPGVAEPCKAIAENKDLVYEHTNKGNVVAVVSDGTRVLGLGDIGPEASLPVMEGKALLFKYLGGVDAFPICVDTKDPDKLIEFVKMMQPTFGGINLEDIASPKCFYILERLRKECHIPVFHDDQQGTATVTLAGLINALRYVKKDLADVKIAIIGAGSANVSITNLIIAAGADPGKMFVADIDGILNKERAEELRDNNPKNYELAIKTNAEKRSGGTAEAMRDCDVVIALSQPGPGVIKKEWVQGMAKDPICFFCANPIPEMWPWEAKEAGAVIVATGRSDFANQVNNSVCFPGIFRGVLDVQASTITDEMCITAAYTIADLGAEGGIDPENLLPNMDNVEVFIRQAVSVGLKAIELGIARKNLSEEELRSKAEEAIYRARNATKMMMDEGFIVDPDKK
- a CDS encoding type II toxin-antitoxin system RelE/ParE family toxin — protein: MKVKWRASAVTSLLELDKWRKTLELTPIAKHLKGKVEEYFLKQDLSLYVPGRQVAIKNMPTDLRIVLLSIGKSEPYKVFYRVSGYDIEIILIRHPRQKQL